In Spirosoma sp. KUDC1026, the sequence ATCGCCCTGGGCTGGCAATACATTGATCCGGCTAACTACCAGCCGTACATTCCCGCCAATACCGGTACGTTCGGGGAGTTCGGCTGGAGTGGCGTTCTGCGGGGGGCAGGGGTCGTCTTTTTCGTGTTTATCGGCTTCGACATCGTAGCGACCCTGGCGCAGGAAGCCAAGCAACCACAACGCGACATGCCCATTGGTATTCTGGGCTCGCTGATTGTTTGTACCATTTTGTTTGTGCTGTTTGGCTACGTCATGACGGGCATGGCCAATTATACGGAGTTCAAAGACAGCGCGGCCCCGGTAGCAATCGCCATCGACAAAACGCCCTACCGCTGGCTGGGCCAACTCATTATCGGTGCCATTCTGATTGGCTACACGTCGGTGATTCTAGTTGATCTGCTGGGGCAGTCTCGGGTGTTTTTCTCCATGAGTCGCGACGGGCTGCTCCCCAGTGCTTTTTCCGAAGTACATCCCCGTTTTCGTACTCCCTGGAAATCAAACGTACTGCTGTGCGTATTCATCGGTCTGTTTGCCGGATTTGTTCCCATTCAGGTTGTCGGTGAAATGACGAGCATTGGTACGTTACTCGCGTTCGTAATGGTCTGCCTGGGCGTGCTGATCCTACGCCGAACGCAGCCCGACGCGCCCCGCTCCTTCCGGACGCCCTGGGTACCCGTTGTCCCCATTCTGGGTATTCTCACCTGCCTGGTGATGATGTTGTCCCTGCCCGCCGATACGTGGTTGCGGCTAGTGATCTGGCTGGGTATTGGACTGGCTATTTATTTTACGTACGGCCGCAAAAAGAGCAAACTGAACGCTGTTGACTAATCAGCCAGTTATGTAAAAGCCCCACCTAACGCCAGGTGGGGGTTTTACGTTTCGCATCTATTTGGATGCGACAAGATAGACAACACCTGCTAATTGACCGGTTTCAACGTTGCCCAGTTCCGCAGCAGGACCGGGAAGTATTCATCAAATGTAGCGTACTGGCGGGTGTGGAGGTAGTCGTTCTGTAGCATACTAGCCAACTTATCAGTATACAAATAGCCATTCTTTTCTTCCGATGCGAGCCGCTGTCTGGCAGCTTCGGCCCCGACATGTTCGCGATGTAGGGCGAGCGAAATGGCCCGCACGATTGACTCATCCACAAAATGCGGCCAGTCGTTGATGTTCTGCTGAGCAAGTCGGTCGTTTTTGGGCATCAAATGCCTGAGCGAATCAATCTGAGCGCGGTATTGCTGGCGTAATTGACTGATGTAAATATGGCTGCCCTCATGCCAGACCAGATTGTATAAAACATCAGTCTCAAAGGCAAGGTCTTTTGTTGGCTTAGCTTGGCGGTCCCAGTACCCTTGCTGATAGACAATATACTGGCTAAAGGCCGGAGCCAGCGTTTTTGTCATGATTGCGTGCGCGCCGTACGAGTTCATAGGATCAAGGCAGATGTACCAGCGACTGGTAGTCGGATAGCGAAAAAAGCTTTCTAGTTTCTGGACCATCTGCAACGAATCAACCTGATGCCGGTAGGCCTTGCCCCAGCGATCATAGTCAGCCTGGTGCTGCCGGTAAAACGTACCAAACTGACTCCTCTTGGCAAAATCGGCGCATAGTGTCAGGTAATCGGTCAGTTCCTGCCGGGAAAACGCTTTTAGCCAATACGTCGAGTCAGGGACGGTAAACGTCGACGGTTTCATTGGATCGGCAAAACACCAGCCCAATTCCGGCAGGTCAAAGCCGGTGGGAACATCGGAGTTAAACAGAAACAGTACCGCCGGGTGATTCCGATAGGTAGCAAAATGGGTACGTACGGCCGTCAGATACGGTGACGGCTGCGGGCCTTCGCGACCCGCCAAATACTGGATGATGGCCAGTAGTTCGACACCTGGATGCACCGTTACGGTTAGTTTCTCACCGGCTTTTGCCCCAAAGGGCGATGGTTGGGAAGGAGACTGAGCCAGGGCTAGCTGGCTAACAAAAAGTACGAGCAGGCACAATTTTTTCATGGCACTTCAGCAGGATTGGTGAATAATCACCCAAAAGTTGCTGTCCTCGATAAGCCCTCAAACTGAGATTGACCAACGCCATTTTTACCTTGACAAAACCTCGATTCGGGAAATAAGCCGGTTTATCCAAGTTCGTAGTGCATTGGTGTAGACCTATCCGCTGTTCGTCAAGTTGGCAGATAGTTGAGCAGGATTTTTGGTATTTTGGGCCAAACCAACGCATCTATGAAGCGGCAATACCTCGTTCTGATCCATCTTATTTTCTGGAGTTTACTGCTGCTCAGCGACGCGGTGCAGCACTACGAGTACAGTCGTTATCACCCTACCATCGCGCGTACGCTGCTTATTACGTCGATGTACATGCTCATCAACGTAACCGCCTTTTACGGAGGGTACGCGTTGATTTACCGCTTCCTGATACGACCCTGGCCGTGGCCCGGCTGGTTGGCAATCATCAATATTCCAACCACGCTTATTCTAATCGTAATGATGCGTTACGTAATAGAATTCGGAATTTTGAAACCTATATTTCAGTACGATAATTACGCCGTCAACCCGAATTTCACCTGGACTTGGTTCGTCCAAAATGCGGTGCTGTTTTATTGGAGCTGGACGCTCTACGGGGTCCTGTATGGCTTTGCCGAACATTACGTTCAACAGCAGCAGCGCGCCCGCGAACAGATGAAAGCCGAGGTATCGCTGCTGCGGGCGCAGGTCAACCCGCATTTTCTGTTCAACGTCCTCAACGACTTTTACGCCCTCTCTCTGACCCAGCCCGGCCGGATGCCCGACGCCCTGTTGAAACTGGCGGACCTATTGCGCTATATGCTTTATAGCAGTCAGTCGGTAGCAGTTCCGCTGATGGAAGAGGTGGCCTACGTCAAAAGCTACATTGATCTGGAACAGCTTGGGCAGAACGTACGCGACAACGTACAGACCTCCTTTGTGGGATCGTTCGACAACCGGCAGATTGCGCCCATGCTCCTGATTCCGTTCGTGGAGAACGCCTTCAAGCATGGTGCTTTATATCAGGGTCAGGCCATTACCATTGACTTGACGGCCGATGATCGCCAGCTTGTCTTTCGGTGCCGCAACGCCAAACAAGCGGGGCAGAAAGACAAAACTGGTGGCATTGGCCTGGCAAACATTCGGCGTCGGCTTGCGCTGGAATATCCTGACCGCCATTCTCTGCGCATCAATGATACCGACACCTTGTTCGACATAGATCTCCATATAACGTTCTGAACTATGCCCATTGCTACCCAACGCAGCACCGTCCGGTATAGCACCATCCGGTGTGGAATCGTGGACGACAAACCGCTGGCCATCGATCTGCTGCGAGCCCACGCCGATCAGATTTCGTACCTGCATGTTGTCTTCGCCACGACTAACCCGCTCGACGTACTACCAGCGCTGGACGAAAATCCGGTCGACCTGATTTTTCTTGATATTCAGATGCCCGGCCTGACAGGATTACAATTAGCGAATCTGATTGGCACAAAAACGCGGATCATTTTCACCACCGCCTACGCCGATTACGCGCTCGATGGGTTTGAGCACAGCGCCGTCGATTATCTGCTGAAACCCATTCCATTCGAGCGGTTTTACAAAGCGGTTCAGAAAGCTCGTGAGGTTATTGGCCAACCGACATCGTCCGGCATCAGCCCAACCGAGCAAACGCGCGATTTTCTGTTTGTCCGAACCGAAGCGCGGCTGGTTAAGGTTACCTTCAACGCCCTGCTGTACGTCGAAGCGATGCAGAATTATTGCGTGCTGCATACCACTGACGTCCGGGTAATGACCCTGCAACCGATGCGACAAATGCAGGAACAACTACCCGAAGAGCAGTTTGTCCGGGTGCATAAATCCTACATCGTCAACATCAGTAGTATAGACTCAGTCGAACGAAGCCGCATTTTTATTGGCAAAACCATCATTCCCGTCGGCGACAGTTACCGCGACGAATTTTATCGGCGTTTAACCGGTTAAACGCACTCCTGCTTACTCTTTCGGTAGCAGGAACGGGTGGAAACGTACCCCCTTCTGTTTGTTATATTCCAGCGAGGGGGCCGGAATTTTGAAGAACTGCGCCGTACCGATAAACCGTTGCAACGAGGGACTGAACGTACCCACGCGCGACAGATCGGCATCGGGGGAGATAAAGAATTGTCGGTAGCGCTCGAACTTCACTTCGTTACCGTCCTTGTCAATTACCCTTGGATTCTCGTGTCCGCCGATCATACCGCTGCCGCTGTAGCCCACGTCCATATTTAGCCAGCGGGGGAAGGACGGGCCAACGGGTAGCACCGATGCCAGGTTAACCGATAGCCAGTATTGCTGCCCGTTATAATCCTTCAGCATTTGCTGCCCCACGGAATGACCGAGCAGATTGGGCCGGTACTGCGGGAAGATCGTTTTTCGAAAGCCGTATTTTAACGTAACGACCTGCTGGCCAGCGCCGTACTGCTGCCCAACAAACAGCGCCGTACCGGCCAGGTTAGCGGCCATGTCGCCCTTCGAAAACCCCCACCCTTCCGAATGGCCGTCGAACACTTCAATAGTCGTCTGAAATAACAAGGCTAACAATCCGCCCGTCAGGGTGCTGGCCCCTTCGCTAACGCCACTCCACCGCATCAGTTCGTAGCCGCCCCGGCTCATGCAATAAGCCGTAGTCATGTGGCCAATTTTATCCATCTGCAGCCACTCGCCGTTGTCGTTAAAACTATGAAACGGGACTTTCTTTTTGTACCATTGCTTCTTGAGTAAAAGCAGAGTCAGCGTGTAGAATGCGGCTGTCCCAACAACAACGCCAATAAATCGACCCTCCCGGACTCCGGTCGATTCGGGGGTGATGCTGATTGGATTGGCTACCTGCGCCCTGACCGACTGACTAAGCAGGCAGACGCAGCAGAATAGCCATATAGACCGGCGCAGGTTTGTGGAAAGCGCCTTTATATCCGGTTTATTCATTCGTAAAAATGGCCCTGCTTCGTTAACGTCGGGTACAGTATTGGAAAAAATTGTGTCGGCATCAATTTAGTAGCGTTACTTTTGCCAAAAGTAGACGAAATCCCTAAAAGCATGTTGTGTCAACCCGAATTGACAGTAAGATTCCACCGTCAATCCGGAACAACAAGCCTCTATTTTTTGTAATACTTTAGATGTTTTACCCGGCTATTTGAATGGCAAAGCGCGACAATTCAATACAGAACGGCCCCGACGTAGTTTTGATCGGAGCAGGCATTATGAGTGCCACCCTGGGCGTGTTGCTGAAAGAACTGCAACCTGACCTGACCATTGATATCTACGAACGACTCGACAACGCTGCCGCCGAAAGCTCCGACGCTTGGAACAACGCCGGAACCGGTCATTCGGCTTTCTGCGAGTTGAACTATACCCCTGAACGTAAGGATGGAACGGTTGAGATTGTTAAGGCAATCAAGATCGCCGAGTACTTCGAAGAGTCGAAAGAATTCTGGGCCTATCTGGTGGAGAAGGGTTTTCTGCAGGACGCGCCCAACTTTATCCGCCCCATTCCGCACATGAGTTTTGTGTGGGGGCAGGACAATGTCAACTATCTCCGGAAACGTTTCGAAGCTCTTACCCAGAATTACCTGTTTGAGGGCATGGAGTTCTCCGAAAACAAAGCAAAACTGGCCGAATGGATTCCGCTGGTGATGCATAACCGGGACCCAAATCAGCCGGTAGCTGCCACGAAAATGGACATCGGCACCGACGTTAACTTTGGTGCCCTGACCCGGGCGATGTTCCTTCGGCTGATGGAAATGCCGGGCGTCAAGATGTATTTCAATCACGACGTACGTAACCTGAACCGCTCAAAAACGGGGGGGTGGTCGGTCAAAGTCGAAGATAATGGCACAGGCCAGACACGTACCGTTGATACCAAATTTGTGTTTATCGGCGCGGGTGGCGGTTCGCTGCGGCTGCTCGAAAAATCAAATATCCCCGAAAGTAAAGGCTACGGTGGTTTCCCGGTGAGCGGTCAGTGGCTCAAATGCATCAACCGGGACATCATTGAACAGCATCAGGCTAAGGTCTACGGAAAAGCGTCGGTGGGCGCTCCGCCGATGTCGGTACCCCACCTCGATACCCGGATGATCGACGGCAAGCGCGAGTTGCTGTTCGGACCGTATGCTGGTTTTTCGACTAAATTCCTCAAAAGCGGTTCCTACATGGATTTGCCGGGCTCGATCCAGTTCAG encodes:
- a CDS encoding amino acid permease, whose protein sequence is MRIKSLYLLRQEAAQSGENTLKRSLGAFNLVAIGIGVIIGAGLFSLTGIAAANHAGPAVTLSFVVAAVGCAFSALCYAEFAALVPVSGSAYTYAYATLGELFAWIIGWDLVLEYSVGAATVAISWSQYLNRFLSYYGLHLPPQLTLSPFETATAADGAIVSGYINLPAVLIVVSITAIIIRGTSGSALFNAIVVILKVLVVLVFIALGWQYIDPANYQPYIPANTGTFGEFGWSGVLRGAGVVFFVFIGFDIVATLAQEAKQPQRDMPIGILGSLIVCTILFVLFGYVMTGMANYTEFKDSAAPVAIAIDKTPYRWLGQLIIGAILIGYTSVILVDLLGQSRVFFSMSRDGLLPSAFSEVHPRFRTPWKSNVLLCVFIGLFAGFVPIQVVGEMTSIGTLLAFVMVCLGVLILRRTQPDAPRSFRTPWVPVVPILGILTCLVMMLSLPADTWLRLVIWLGIGLAIYFTYGRKKSKLNAVD
- a CDS encoding DUF4932 domain-containing protein, which encodes MKKLCLLVLFVSQLALAQSPSQPSPFGAKAGEKLTVTVHPGVELLAIIQYLAGREGPQPSPYLTAVRTHFATYRNHPAVLFLFNSDVPTGFDLPELGWCFADPMKPSTFTVPDSTYWLKAFSRQELTDYLTLCADFAKRSQFGTFYRQHQADYDRWGKAYRHQVDSLQMVQKLESFFRYPTTSRWYICLDPMNSYGAHAIMTKTLAPAFSQYIVYQQGYWDRQAKPTKDLAFETDVLYNLVWHEGSHIYISQLRQQYRAQIDSLRHLMPKNDRLAQQNINDWPHFVDESIVRAISLALHREHVGAEAARQRLASEEKNGYLYTDKLASMLQNDYLHTRQYATFDEYFPVLLRNWATLKPVN
- a CDS encoding sensor histidine kinase, producing the protein MKRQYLVLIHLIFWSLLLLSDAVQHYEYSRYHPTIARTLLITSMYMLINVTAFYGGYALIYRFLIRPWPWPGWLAIINIPTTLILIVMMRYVIEFGILKPIFQYDNYAVNPNFTWTWFVQNAVLFYWSWTLYGVLYGFAEHYVQQQQRAREQMKAEVSLLRAQVNPHFLFNVLNDFYALSLTQPGRMPDALLKLADLLRYMLYSSQSVAVPLMEEVAYVKSYIDLEQLGQNVRDNVQTSFVGSFDNRQIAPMLLIPFVENAFKHGALYQGQAITIDLTADDRQLVFRCRNAKQAGQKDKTGGIGLANIRRRLALEYPDRHSLRINDTDTLFDIDLHITF
- a CDS encoding LytR/AlgR family response regulator transcription factor — translated: MPIATQRSTVRYSTIRCGIVDDKPLAIDLLRAHADQISYLHVVFATTNPLDVLPALDENPVDLIFLDIQMPGLTGLQLANLIGTKTRIIFTTAYADYALDGFEHSAVDYLLKPIPFERFYKAVQKAREVIGQPTSSGISPTEQTRDFLFVRTEARLVKVTFNALLYVEAMQNYCVLHTTDVRVMTLQPMRQMQEQLPEEQFVRVHKSYIVNISSIDSVERSRIFIGKTIIPVGDSYRDEFYRRLTG
- a CDS encoding DUF2279 domain-containing protein — translated: MNKPDIKALSTNLRRSIWLFCCVCLLSQSVRAQVANPISITPESTGVREGRFIGVVVGTAAFYTLTLLLLKKQWYKKKVPFHSFNDNGEWLQMDKIGHMTTAYCMSRGGYELMRWSGVSEGASTLTGGLLALLFQTTIEVFDGHSEGWGFSKGDMAANLAGTALFVGQQYGAGQQVVTLKYGFRKTIFPQYRPNLLGHSVGQQMLKDYNGQQYWLSVNLASVLPVGPSFPRWLNMDVGYSGSGMIGGHENPRVIDKDGNEVKFERYRQFFISPDADLSRVGTFSPSLQRFIGTAQFFKIPAPSLEYNKQKGVRFHPFLLPKE
- a CDS encoding malate:quinone oxidoreductase — translated: MAKRDNSIQNGPDVVLIGAGIMSATLGVLLKELQPDLTIDIYERLDNAAAESSDAWNNAGTGHSAFCELNYTPERKDGTVEIVKAIKIAEYFEESKEFWAYLVEKGFLQDAPNFIRPIPHMSFVWGQDNVNYLRKRFEALTQNYLFEGMEFSENKAKLAEWIPLVMHNRDPNQPVAATKMDIGTDVNFGALTRAMFLRLMEMPGVKMYFNHDVRNLNRSKTGGWSVKVEDNGTGQTRTVDTKFVFIGAGGGSLRLLEKSNIPESKGYGGFPVSGQWLKCINRDIIEQHQAKVYGKASVGAPPMSVPHLDTRMIDGKRELLFGPYAGFSTKFLKSGSYMDLPGSIQFSNMYPMVMAGVRNIPLTRYLIEQVMQSPQDRLNALREYFPDAKMEDWELEIAGQRVQVIKKDEKAGGVLEFGTEVVSAADGSIAALLGASPGASTAVSIMVDLLKRCYPEQTKSDAWQAKLKEMIPSYGQSLSKNPELGKQIRKHTSKVLHLTDPRQIPA